One genomic region from Sciurus carolinensis chromosome 2, mSciCar1.2, whole genome shotgun sequence encodes:
- the Tbc1d21 gene encoding TBC1 domain family member 21 has protein sequence MTTLSPENSLSAMLSASFILVKRKPPIDKTEWDSFFDENGHLAKSRDFICVNILERGLHPFVRTEAWKFLTGYYSWQSSQDERLTVDSTRRKNYDALCQMYEKIQPLLENLHRNFTETRNHIAYDLQKLYNKDPLGNILIDKKRLEKTLLLSYVCNNQAEYQRGFHEMVMLFQLMVEHDHETFWLFQFFLQKTEHSCVINIGVGKNLDMLNSLITFLDPVFAEHLKGKGAGAVQALFPWFCLCFQRAFKSFDDVWRLWEVLLTGKPCRNFQVLVAYSMLQMVREQALLESMSGDAILLACNKLIDLDADELISAACMVYAELIQKDVPQPLKDFFH, from the exons ATGACCACCCTCTCTCCTGAAAACAGCCTCTCTGCCATGCTATCAGCCTCCTTCATCCTG GTGAAGAGAAAACCTCCCATTGACAAGACAGAGTGGGACAGCTTCTTCGATGAGAATGGTCACTTGGCCAAGTCACGGGACTTCATTTGTGTTAACATCCTGGAAAGG ggtctGCACCCCTTCGTGAGGACCGAAGCCTGGAAGTTCCTCACAGGCTACTACTCGTGGCAGAGTTCCCAGGATGAGCGGCTCACAGTGGACAGCACAAGGAG GAAGAACTATGATGCCTTGTGTCAGATGTACGAAAAGATTCAGCCCCTTCTGGAAAACTTGCACCGGAACTTCACTGAGACTCGGAACCACATCG CATACGACCTCCAGAAACTCTATAACAAAGACCCCCTGGGGAATATCCTCATTGACAAGAAAAGGCTGGAGAAGACCCTGCTCCTGAGTTATGTCTGCAACAACCAGGCAG AATACCAGCGGGGCTTCCATGAGATGGTGATGCTTTTCCAGCTGATGGTGGAGCATGACCACGAGACCTTCTGGCTTTTTCAGTTCTTCCTGCAGAAAACG GAGCACAGTTGTGTCATCAACATCGGGGTGGGCAAGAACCTAGACATGCTCAACAGCTTGATCACTTTCCTGGACCCCGTGTTTGCTGAGCACCTAA AAGGAAAGGGTGCGGGGGCCGTGCAGGCCCTTTTCCCCTGgttctgcctctgcttccagcGCGCCTTCAAATCCTTCGATGATGTTTGGAGGCTCTGGGAG GTTTTGCTGACAGGAAAGCCCTGCAGGAACTTTCAGGTGCTGGTGGCCTACAGCATGCTGCAGATGGTGCGTGAGCAGGCACTGCTGGAGAGCATGAGTGGTGACGCCATCCTCCTG GCCTGCAACAAACTCATCGACCTTGATGCCGATGAGCTGATCTCTGCCGCCTGCATGGTTTACGCCGAGCTCATCCAAAAAGAT GTTCCTCAGCCATTGAAGGATTTCTTTCACTGA